A single window of Terriglobia bacterium DNA harbors:
- the murG gene encoding undecaprenyldiphospho-muramoylpentapeptide beta-N-acetylglucosaminyltransferase: protein MNVIIAGGGTGGHLFPGIAVAREIQRRQPGSKILFVGAEQGIETRIVPKEGFELRTLPVGGIKGLGVARQIRNLIGMLSGVFKARQILRDFRPDVVVGVGGYASFPMLSAATLGGYPRVIMEQNAIPGLANRVVGKWVNFAAVTDPRTQSYFGRRAVVTGNPIRPEFKSIPAKSHAVPYTILIFGGSQGAQAINRAVLEALDSLADWKDRLRFVHQTGEKQVEEVRMAYAAKGFTADVRAFFNNFHERYAAADLIVSRSGATTVAEIKAAGRAAILVPFPFATDDHQMKNARAMAEENAAVVISNSELNGTSLSSAIRDLIGDPKRLGEIENNARRAAILDAEARIVDLVERAARV, encoded by the coding sequence ATGAACGTCATCATTGCAGGCGGGGGCACAGGGGGACATTTGTTTCCCGGTATCGCCGTCGCTCGCGAGATCCAGCGGCGGCAGCCCGGATCGAAGATTTTGTTTGTGGGGGCCGAACAGGGAATTGAAACGCGCATCGTCCCGAAGGAAGGTTTCGAGTTGCGAACATTGCCGGTAGGGGGAATCAAGGGCTTAGGTGTGGCTCGCCAGATTCGCAATCTGATCGGCATGTTGAGCGGCGTCTTCAAGGCGCGGCAGATTCTGCGTGATTTCCGGCCCGATGTCGTGGTCGGCGTCGGCGGATACGCATCGTTTCCAATGTTGAGCGCCGCGACGCTAGGCGGCTACCCGCGCGTGATCATGGAACAGAACGCCATCCCAGGACTCGCCAACCGGGTTGTCGGCAAGTGGGTCAACTTCGCCGCCGTTACCGATCCTCGCACCCAATCGTATTTCGGCCGGCGTGCGGTTGTAACCGGCAATCCGATCCGTCCGGAATTCAAATCGATCCCCGCAAAATCCCATGCCGTTCCATACACGATTTTGATTTTCGGTGGAAGCCAGGGCGCGCAGGCGATCAATCGCGCCGTCCTTGAGGCGCTGGACAGCCTGGCCGATTGGAAGGACAGGCTCCGGTTCGTTCACCAGACCGGTGAGAAACAAGTGGAGGAGGTAAGGATGGCCTATGCTGCGAAGGGATTCACCGCCGACGTGCGCGCCTTCTTCAACAATTTTCACGAGCGGTATGCGGCTGCCGATCTGATCGTTTCGCGCTCCGGAGCGACCACTGTCGCCGAGATCAAAGCCGCGGGGCGTGCCGCGATCCTCGTTCCGTTTCCGTTCGCGACCGATGATCATCAGATGAAGAACGCACGGGCAATGGCCGAGGAAAATGCCGCCGTCGTGATCAGCAACTCCGAATTAAACGGCACGAGCCTTTCCAGCGCGATTCGCGACCTGATCGGCGATCCGAAGCGCCTCGGCGAAATAGAAAACAATGCCCGCCGCGCCGCCATTCTGGACGCCGAGGCGAGGATCGTGGATCTCGTCGAGAGGGCGGCCCGTGTTTAA